The Streptosporangiales bacterium genome includes a window with the following:
- a CDS encoding protein kinase translates to MSTPQQIGRYQIRHRIGSGGFATVWLAYDTELLGDVAVKILAENWLERTDIQERFLEEARILRRADADGVVRVYDIGRLEDGRPYFVMSYADRGTLADVLAAGQLPVGQALHYAVEAAHGVAVLHDVGVIHRDIKPSNVLVRSGRSGDRLVIADLGLAKEFAHASGFTVAAGTPGYMSPEQATVGGGLDQRSDVYSLGALTYQLLTGRKPESALQGSAVVPPSQVRPDLPPAVDAVVMRAIARDRQARWPDARSFADGLGEVLTALPNVPQPTASQPPQSQAPPPGYVQPGFAPPTVMGGGQPATAGPLSPTPHPTYTGGRRAGARRPLFIALAAGCAVVLAAVAGLLYWQLAPVTITSKDGAVSADIPRGWDKDDRSQILEESYDYGLSGSSATKLESGRTALTDVGITIVASRGFGNEDPSELLQFSPFPDAPTENCDDALEDMFPPNGEFQAGEVWTYPASCGKNHRYGVAALTGTDKKYGAYVFLTGDPAEFDTVLNSIDIEQAKLP, encoded by the coding sequence ATGTCCACCCCTCAGCAGATTGGCAGGTACCAGATCCGGCACCGGATCGGATCTGGCGGCTTCGCCACCGTCTGGCTCGCCTACGACACGGAGCTGCTTGGGGACGTCGCGGTCAAGATCCTGGCGGAGAACTGGCTCGAACGCACCGACATCCAGGAACGGTTCCTCGAGGAGGCGCGGATCCTGCGGCGCGCCGACGCCGACGGCGTCGTGCGCGTCTACGACATCGGCAGGTTGGAGGACGGCCGGCCGTACTTCGTGATGAGCTACGCCGACCGCGGGACCCTCGCCGACGTGCTCGCGGCCGGCCAGCTGCCCGTCGGACAGGCGCTCCACTACGCGGTGGAGGCCGCTCACGGCGTGGCCGTGCTGCACGACGTCGGCGTGATCCACCGCGACATCAAGCCGTCCAACGTGCTGGTGCGCAGCGGCCGGAGCGGGGATCGGTTGGTCATCGCCGACCTGGGGCTGGCGAAAGAGTTCGCGCACGCGTCCGGGTTCACCGTGGCCGCCGGCACCCCTGGGTACATGTCGCCGGAGCAGGCGACCGTCGGTGGCGGCCTGGACCAGCGCTCTGACGTCTACTCGCTGGGCGCGCTCACCTACCAGCTGCTGACCGGCCGCAAGCCGGAATCGGCGCTGCAGGGCTCGGCGGTCGTGCCGCCGAGCCAGGTGCGGCCGGACCTGCCGCCGGCGGTCGACGCGGTCGTGATGCGCGCGATCGCCAGGGACCGGCAGGCACGCTGGCCGGACGCACGGTCGTTCGCCGACGGCCTCGGCGAGGTGCTCACCGCGCTGCCCAACGTCCCGCAACCGACCGCGAGCCAGCCGCCGCAGAGCCAGGCACCGCCGCCCGGTTACGTACAGCCGGGCTTCGCGCCGCCCACCGTCATGGGTGGCGGGCAGCCGGCGACCGCGGGGCCGCTGTCGCCGACGCCGCACCCGACGTACACCGGTGGCCGGCGCGCCGGGGCGCGGCGGCCCCTGTTCATCGCGCTCGCCGCCGGCTGCGCCGTCGTCCTCGCCGCGGTCGCCGGCCTGCTCTACTGGCAGCTGGCGCCGGTGACCATCACGTCCAAGGACGGCGCGGTGAGCGCGGACATCCCGCGCGGGTGGGACAAGGACGACCGCAGCCAGATCCTCGAGGAGTCGTACGACTACGGCCTCAGCGGCAGCTCGGCCACCAAGCTGGAGAGCGGTCGTACGGCGCTCACCGACGTCGGCATCACCATCGTGGCGTCGCGCGGCTTCGGCAACGAGGACCCGAGCGAGCTGCTGCAGTTCTCGCCGTTCCCCGACGCACCGACCGAGAACTGCGACGACGCGCTCGAGGACATGTTCCCGCCCAACGGCGAGTTCCAGGCCGGTGAGGTGTGGACGTACCCGGCGTCGTGCGGCAAGAACCACAGGTACGGCGTGGCGGCACTGACCGGGACCGACAAGAAGTACGGCGCGTACGTCTTCCTCACCGGTGACCCGGCCGAGTTCGACACCGTGCTCAACAGCATCGACATCGAACAGGCCAAACTGCCCTGA
- a CDS encoding DUF167 domain-containing protein, with the protein MRFPVRVQAGARRTAVGGQRDSRYGPAVIVAVTARAVEGKANEAVRRAIAAEFGVRPAAVRLVAGERSKDKLVEVDPAPPASSKRLDELRTEAV; encoded by the coding sequence CTGCGGTTCCCGGTACGGGTGCAGGCCGGCGCCCGCCGCACGGCCGTGGGCGGGCAACGCGACAGCCGCTACGGCCCCGCCGTGATCGTCGCCGTGACCGCCCGCGCGGTCGAAGGCAAGGCCAACGAGGCGGTACGGCGCGCGATCGCGGCCGAGTTCGGCGTCCGTCCCGCCGCCGTCCGGCTGGTCGCCGGAGAGCGCAGCAAAGACAAGCTCGTCGAGGTCGACCCCGCGCCGCCCGCGTCGAGCAAGCGGCTCGACGAGCTGCGTACCGAGGCTGTCTAG
- a CDS encoding MOSC domain-containing protein, translating to MYGTVTAVSRSGGHTFSKTNQPSIELRAGLGVVGDAHHGATVKHRSRVARDPSQPNLRQVHLIHGELHDELVALGFHVAAGTMGENVTTRGIDLLGLPTGTRLQLGATATVEITGLRNPCTQLDDYQHGLMKAVLGRAADGTVIRKAGIMSVVLADGEVRAGDPVQVTLPPPPHHPLERV from the coding sequence TTGTACGGCACGGTGACGGCGGTCAGCCGTAGTGGCGGGCATACCTTCAGCAAGACCAACCAGCCGAGCATCGAGCTGCGCGCCGGGCTCGGGGTGGTCGGCGACGCGCATCACGGCGCGACCGTAAAACACCGGTCAAGGGTGGCCAGGGACCCCAGCCAGCCCAACCTGCGGCAGGTGCACCTGATCCACGGCGAGCTGCACGACGAGCTGGTCGCCCTCGGCTTCCACGTGGCGGCCGGCACCATGGGTGAGAACGTGACGACCAGGGGCATCGACCTGCTCGGGCTACCCACCGGCACCCGGCTGCAGCTCGGCGCGACCGCGACGGTCGAGATCACCGGCCTGCGCAACCCGTGCACACAGCTCGACGACTACCAGCACGGTCTGATGAAGGCCGTGCTGGGCCGCGCCGCCGACGGCACCGTCATCCGCAAGGCCGGCATCATGAGCGTCGTACTCGCCGACGGCGAGGTACGCGCCGGCGACCCGGTGCAGGTCACGCTGCCGCCACCACCGCACCACCCGCTGGAACGCGTCTAG
- a CDS encoding PHP domain-containing protein produces the protein MARIDLHAHSTASDGGDTPAELVRAAARAGLDVVALTDHDTVAGYQEAGAALPPGLMLVPGAEISCAWQGTSVHLLGYLFDPAEPEFAAERDRIRSDRVRRAERMVELLGELGAPVRWERVAELAAGGSVGRPHVAAAMVEAGVVPDLPAAFTTEWIGATGRAYVRKYALDPVRAVQLVRAAGGVAVLAHPQPEEREYRLPDALIAELAAGGLTGVEVDHPDHSADTRAHLRGLARELGLAVTGSSDYHGDVKTTRLGENLTAVAEYERLLAAATGARPVEASRTA, from the coding sequence ATGGCCAGGATCGATCTGCATGCCCACAGCACGGCGTCCGACGGCGGTGACACGCCGGCGGAGCTCGTCCGGGCCGCCGCGCGCGCCGGTCTGGACGTCGTCGCGTTGACCGACCACGACACGGTGGCCGGCTACCAGGAGGCCGGTGCCGCGTTGCCACCCGGCCTGATGCTGGTGCCCGGCGCGGAGATCTCCTGCGCGTGGCAGGGCACGAGCGTCCACCTCCTCGGCTATCTGTTCGACCCGGCGGAGCCCGAGTTCGCCGCCGAAAGGGACCGGATCAGGTCCGACCGGGTTCGGCGCGCCGAGCGGATGGTGGAACTGCTCGGCGAGCTGGGTGCCCCGGTGCGCTGGGAGCGGGTGGCCGAGCTCGCCGCCGGTGGCTCGGTTGGCCGGCCGCACGTGGCGGCGGCCATGGTGGAGGCCGGCGTCGTGCCCGACCTGCCGGCCGCGTTCACCACGGAGTGGATCGGCGCAACCGGCCGCGCGTACGTACGCAAGTACGCGCTCGACCCGGTGCGCGCCGTGCAGCTGGTGCGGGCCGCGGGCGGGGTGGCGGTGCTCGCCCACCCGCAGCCGGAGGAGCGCGAGTACCGGCTGCCGGACGCGCTGATCGCGGAGCTTGCCGCGGGCGGCTTGACCGGCGTCGAGGTGGATCACCCAGACCACAGCGCCGACACCCGTGCGCACCTGCGTGGTCTCGCGCGCGAGCTCGGGCTCGCGGTCACCGGCTCGAGCGACTACCATGGCGACGTCAAGACCACCCGCCTCGGCGAGAACCTGACGGCGGTCGCCGAGTATGAGCGGCTGCTCGCAGCCGCGACCGGCGCGCGGCCGGTCGAGGCGTCGCGGACCGCGTAG
- a CDS encoding DUF1003 domain-containing protein, whose product MARDRLAQRTSRIDQPRRYRRSVPRLAVDPEHLGNLADGVARFLGSWRFIGYMTVVIAIWLGWNLVMPGALRFDTYPFIFLTLALSLQASYAAPLILLAQNRQADRDRVQYEQDRTTTERNLADTEYLTREIAALRIAVGEVATRDFVRAELKSLLEELDRERHRETETAGSSYPSHDK is encoded by the coding sequence ATGGCGCGTGACCGACTGGCGCAACGCACCAGCCGTATCGACCAGCCGCGTAGGTACCGCCGCAGTGTGCCCAGGCTGGCCGTCGACCCCGAGCACCTCGGCAACCTGGCGGACGGGGTCGCGCGGTTCCTCGGGTCGTGGCGCTTCATCGGCTACATGACCGTTGTCATCGCCATCTGGCTGGGCTGGAACCTGGTGATGCCCGGCGCGCTGCGGTTCGACACCTACCCGTTCATCTTCCTGACGCTGGCGCTGTCGCTGCAGGCGTCCTACGCGGCACCGCTGATCCTGCTCGCGCAGAACCGGCAGGCGGACCGCGACCGGGTGCAGTACGAGCAGGACCGCACCACGACGGAGCGTAACCTTGCTGACACCGAATACCTGACGCGGGAGATCGCGGCGCTACGCATCGCCGTCGGCGAGGTCGCCACCAGGGACTTCGTCCGCGCCGAGCTGAAGAGCCTGCTCGAGGAGCTCGACCGCGAGCGGCACCGGGAGACGGAGACCGCCGGTTCGAGCTACCCTTCACACGACAAGTGA
- a CDS encoding AAA family ATPase, producing the protein MIVVTAALKGGVGKTTTSVYLAALASSRRVATLVDADPQASAAEWVEQAVDERLEKVEVVEAPTDRLLTKALGRVDVDGVAVVDTPPGNERLLAKALERADVVILPTRVGAVETPRVEAVLGMVPEGTPVGLVICSARTFTRSYQDALAEWSEAGVSVWGTVPERVAISAGPAAGLWADGLDAYRKVWRRAQAAARRS; encoded by the coding sequence ATGATCGTCGTTACGGCTGCACTCAAGGGCGGAGTAGGCAAGACCACGACGTCCGTCTACCTGGCTGCACTGGCCTCGAGCCGGCGAGTGGCGACCCTGGTCGACGCCGACCCGCAAGCAAGCGCCGCGGAGTGGGTCGAGCAGGCGGTGGACGAACGGCTGGAGAAGGTCGAGGTCGTCGAGGCGCCGACCGACCGCCTTCTCACCAAGGCGTTGGGACGTGTCGACGTGGACGGGGTCGCCGTCGTCGACACGCCGCCTGGCAACGAACGGCTGCTGGCCAAGGCGCTCGAACGTGCGGACGTGGTCATCCTGCCGACCAGGGTCGGCGCGGTAGAGACGCCGCGAGTGGAGGCCGTGCTCGGCATGGTCCCCGAAGGCACCCCGGTCGGGCTGGTCATCTGCTCCGCGCGCACGTTCACCCGCAGCTACCAGGACGCCCTCGCCGAGTGGTCGGAAGCCGGCGTGTCGGTCTGGGGCACCGTGCCAGAACGGGTGGCGATCAGCGCCGGCCCCGCGGCGGGCCTGTGGGCGGACGGCCTGGACGCCTACCGCAAGGTGTGGCGCCGCGCCCAGGCGGCAGCGCGCCGCAGCTAG
- a CDS encoding CBS domain-containing protein, translated as MSGPPTRVYLARLAGVPVFDPTGDQVGKVRDAVAVQRSGNRPPRVPGLVVEMQPRRLVFLPLTRVTNIESDAVIFTGMLSMRRFQQRSTETLVLGELLDRKVSWPAAGGATVTVLDLAMERTRTRDWVIAKVAVRRPSKRWRRGETSVVDWDAVTGFGVRDAEQGAENLLATFDELRPADLAHVLHDLPPKRRAEVATALTDDRLADVVEELSTEDQVELVDRLDPERAADVIEAMESDDAADLLHAVPEQRREQLLLLMQPEEAAPVRRLLSYADDSAGGMMTPDPVILAPDATVAEALARIRNPDLSPALGSQVYVCRPPTDTPSGKYLGLVYFQRLLREPPADLVSGVMDSDLTPLRPETPLVEVASYFAMYNLTAAPVIDEHDHLLGAVTVDDVVDHMLPADWRDQHVEQEPAHGA; from the coding sequence ATGAGCGGCCCGCCGACGCGCGTGTACCTGGCCCGGCTGGCCGGGGTGCCGGTGTTCGACCCCACCGGCGACCAGGTCGGCAAGGTGCGCGACGCCGTCGCCGTGCAACGCAGCGGCAACCGGCCGCCGCGCGTACCCGGGCTGGTCGTGGAGATGCAGCCGCGCCGGCTGGTGTTCCTCCCCCTCACCAGGGTCACGAACATCGAGAGCGATGCGGTGATCTTCACCGGCATGCTGAGCATGCGCAGGTTCCAGCAGCGCTCCACGGAGACGCTCGTACTCGGCGAGCTGCTCGACCGCAAGGTCAGCTGGCCCGCGGCCGGGGGCGCGACGGTGACCGTGCTCGACCTGGCCATGGAACGCACCCGCACCCGCGACTGGGTGATCGCGAAGGTCGCCGTCCGGCGCCCGAGCAAGCGCTGGCGGCGCGGCGAGACCAGCGTGGTCGACTGGGATGCCGTCACCGGGTTCGGCGTACGCGACGCCGAGCAGGGTGCGGAGAACCTGCTCGCCACGTTCGACGAGCTGCGCCCGGCCGACCTCGCCCACGTACTGCACGACCTGCCGCCGAAACGGCGCGCCGAGGTGGCCACGGCGCTCACCGACGACCGGCTCGCGGACGTCGTCGAGGAGCTCTCCACCGAGGACCAGGTGGAGCTCGTCGACCGGCTCGACCCGGAACGCGCGGCCGACGTGATCGAGGCGATGGAGTCCGACGACGCCGCCGACCTGCTGCACGCCGTGCCCGAGCAGCGGCGCGAGCAGCTGCTGCTGCTCATGCAGCCGGAGGAGGCCGCGCCCGTACGGCGGCTGCTCAGCTACGCGGACGACTCCGCAGGCGGCATGATGACGCCCGACCCGGTGATCCTCGCGCCGGACGCGACCGTGGCGGAGGCGCTGGCGCGGATCAGGAACCCCGACCTCTCTCCCGCGCTCGGCTCCCAGGTCTACGTCTGCCGCCCGCCGACGGACACGCCGAGCGGCAAGTACCTGGGCCTGGTCTACTTCCAGCGGCTGCTGCGCGAGCCGCCGGCCGACCTGGTGTCCGGTGTGATGGACAGCGACCTGACCCCGCTGCGGCCGGAGACGCCGCTGGTCGAGGTGGCCAGCTACTTCGCCATGTACAACCTGACCGCGGCGCCGGTCATCGACGAGCACGACCACCTGCTCGGCGCGGTCACCGTCGACGACGTGGTCGACCACATGCTCCCCGCTGACTGGCGCGACCAGCACGTAGAGCAGGAGCCCGCCCATGGCGCGTGA
- a CDS encoding VOC family protein → MARVTGIGGFFFRAREPEELVRWYATHLGVAPPPSHDGDPYWWQQAGPTVWAPMPADGDDIGGRDGWMLNFRVDDLDGMLEHFAEAGIEIERGVEEYEYGRFVWLRDPENNPLELWEPSPQRLREP, encoded by the coding sequence ATGGCACGCGTCACTGGCATAGGTGGTTTCTTCTTCCGGGCCCGCGAACCCGAGGAGCTCGTCCGTTGGTACGCGACCCACCTCGGGGTGGCGCCACCGCCCAGCCACGACGGCGACCCGTACTGGTGGCAACAGGCAGGGCCGACGGTGTGGGCGCCGATGCCGGCCGACGGCGACGACATCGGCGGCAGGGACGGCTGGATGCTGAACTTCCGGGTCGACGACCTGGACGGGATGCTCGAGCACTTCGCCGAGGCTGGCATCGAGATCGAGCGCGGCGTCGAGGAGTACGAGTACGGCCGGTTCGTCTGGCTGCGCGACCCGGAGAACAACCCGCTCGAGCTGTGGGAGCCGTCGCCGCAGCGGTTGCGTGAGCCCTGA
- a CDS encoding NUDIX domain-containing protein, translating to MTAMRVRCVGGVVTDTDRLLLVRRGRPPGAGLWSLPGGRVEPGETDAEALARELAEETGLQVAVGALVGTVERAGLDGTTYEIYDYACTPTGGRLRAGDDADDVAWVPFAEVADLDLTEQLLQTLRDWRVLGEPT from the coding sequence ATGACGGCGATGCGGGTTCGATGCGTGGGCGGCGTGGTCACCGACACCGACCGGCTGCTGCTGGTCCGCCGCGGCCGGCCGCCGGGCGCCGGGCTGTGGTCACTGCCGGGGGGCCGGGTCGAACCCGGCGAGACCGACGCGGAAGCGCTGGCCCGCGAGCTCGCCGAGGAGACCGGTCTGCAGGTGGCCGTCGGCGCACTCGTCGGCACCGTGGAACGCGCCGGTCTGGACGGCACCACTTACGAGATCTACGACTACGCGTGCACGCCGACCGGTGGCCGGCTGCGTGCCGGGGACGACGCCGACGACGTCGCGTGGGTGCCGTTCGCCGAGGTGGCCGACCTCGACCTCACCGAGCAGCTGCTCCAGACGCTGCGCGACTGGCGGGTACTCGGTGAACCGACCTAG
- a CDS encoding sigma-70 family RNA polymerase sigma factor has product MDGHDDIEALARRAAAGDASALNSLLQAIQSDVMRRCSRFLPFQQDAEEACQDTLLKVAQNITRFEGRSKFTTWLYTVTANCSRQTYRSLKRRAAEQMSELPAENPDPRRTSVVAGSRVDLLEALDKLEGQRADLVEPMVLRDIVQMDYNEIAGQLGIPLGTVKSRIHDARVFVREQLTDSSV; this is encoded by the coding sequence GTGGACGGTCACGACGATATCGAAGCGCTCGCCAGGCGCGCCGCAGCCGGTGACGCGTCGGCGCTCAACTCCTTGCTGCAGGCGATCCAATCGGACGTGATGCGCAGGTGCTCCCGGTTCCTGCCGTTCCAGCAGGACGCCGAGGAAGCCTGTCAGGACACGTTGCTGAAGGTCGCCCAGAACATCACCAGGTTCGAGGGCCGCTCGAAGTTCACCACCTGGCTGTACACGGTGACGGCGAACTGTTCCCGCCAGACATACCGCTCGCTGAAGCGGCGTGCCGCCGAGCAGATGAGCGAGCTGCCCGCAGAGAACCCCGACCCGCGGCGGACGAGTGTCGTCGCCGGCTCCCGGGTGGACCTGCTCGAGGCGTTGGACAAGCTGGAGGGCCAGCGTGCCGACCTGGTGGAGCCGATGGTGCTGCGCGACATCGTGCAGATGGACTACAACGAGATCGCCGGCCAGCTCGGTATCCCGCTTGGCACGGTGAAGTCGCGTATCCACGACGCGCGCGTCTTCGTCCGGGAGCAGCTCACCGACAGCTCGGTCTAG
- a CDS encoding ATP-binding cassette domain-containing protein: MPALEFRGFGWRYAGRREWAVRGLDLTIGHGEHVLLLGPSGAGKSTVLLAAAGLLSADGSGTGEGHVWVDGVASAAARDRVGMVFQDPDTQIVMGRIGDDVAFGLENLEVPPGEIWPRVDESLAAVGLGYPREHGTDRLSGGEKQRLALAGALSRRPQLLLLDEPTANLDPPAAARLRGTVSAAADSTMVLVEHRIEEWLPLVDRVVVLEAGGGVALDGSPHEVLVAHRDTLVDQGVWVPGFAPDDRRSAVPAGPALLRGEELAFRYPGAGTAAVADVSLSVHAHEAVAVLGVNGSGKSTVALMLAGLLRPAAGAALDDSGRRLIQLPAAELAGRVGSVFQQPEHQFLTDRVRDELALGPRRRRRTGTGSTERVDELLHRLRLADLADANPYTLSGGEKRRLSVATALASRPGALVLDEPTFGQDLRTWRELVDLLAGVRADGVGILAVTHDPAFATALADRTVHMAGGRIVTPDAVPAGKGRAA, translated from the coding sequence ATGCCGGCACTCGAGTTCCGCGGATTCGGTTGGCGGTACGCGGGCCGCAGGGAGTGGGCGGTCCGCGGCCTCGACCTGACCATCGGGCACGGCGAGCACGTCCTGCTGCTCGGCCCGTCCGGCGCCGGCAAGAGCACGGTGCTGCTCGCCGCGGCCGGCCTGCTGTCCGCGGACGGCAGCGGCACCGGCGAAGGCCACGTGTGGGTCGACGGCGTCGCGAGCGCCGCCGCCCGCGACCGGGTCGGCATGGTCTTCCAGGACCCGGACACCCAGATCGTGATGGGCCGCATCGGCGACGACGTCGCGTTCGGGCTGGAGAACCTGGAGGTGCCGCCGGGCGAGATCTGGCCGCGGGTGGACGAGTCGCTCGCCGCCGTCGGCCTCGGGTATCCGCGTGAGCACGGCACCGACCGGCTCTCCGGCGGCGAGAAGCAGCGGCTGGCGCTGGCCGGGGCGCTGTCCAGGCGGCCGCAGCTGCTGCTGCTCGACGAGCCGACGGCGAACCTCGACCCGCCGGCCGCGGCCAGGCTGCGTGGCACGGTGTCGGCCGCGGCGGACAGCACCATGGTGCTCGTCGAGCACCGGATCGAGGAGTGGCTGCCGCTGGTCGACCGGGTAGTCGTGCTCGAGGCGGGCGGCGGGGTCGCGCTGGACGGCAGCCCGCACGAGGTGCTCGTCGCGCACCGCGACACGTTGGTCGACCAGGGCGTGTGGGTGCCGGGGTTCGCGCCGGACGACCGGCGCTCGGCCGTGCCGGCGGGCCCCGCGCTGCTGCGCGGCGAAGAGCTGGCCTTCCGCTACCCCGGCGCCGGCACGGCCGCCGTCGCCGACGTCTCGCTGTCGGTGCACGCGCACGAGGCGGTCGCGGTGCTCGGCGTGAACGGGTCGGGCAAGTCCACGGTGGCCCTCATGCTGGCCGGGCTGCTCAGGCCGGCCGCCGGGGCCGCGCTCGACGACAGCGGCCGGCGGCTGATCCAGCTGCCGGCGGCGGAGCTGGCCGGCCGGGTGGGTTCGGTGTTCCAGCAGCCCGAGCACCAGTTCCTCACCGACCGGGTGCGCGACGAGCTGGCGCTTGGCCCGCGCCGTCGGCGGCGTACCGGTACCGGGAGCACGGAACGGGTCGACGAGCTGCTGCACCGGCTGCGGCTGGCCGACCTGGCCGACGCGAACCCGTACACGCTGTCCGGCGGCGAGAAACGCCGCCTCTCGGTGGCGACCGCGCTCGCGTCGCGCCCGGGCGCGCTGGTGCTCGACGAGCCGACGTTCGGGCAGGACCTGCGCACCTGGCGCGAGCTCGTCGACCTCCTCGCCGGCGTCCGTGCGGACGGCGTAGGCATCCTCGCGGTAACCCACGACCCGGCGTTCGCCACCGCCCTCGCCGACCGAACCGTGCACATGGCCGGCGGCCGGATCGTCACCCCGGACGCCGTCCCCGCCGGCAAGGGGCGCGCGGCATGA
- a CDS encoding cupin domain-containing protein: MAQQNTRPRFAELLELQPHPEGGWFRETWRSPVTVEPSGYQGTRASATAIYFALGPGEESRWHQVRSAELWMWHGGGDLRLLLGGSGSEPSTEVAELVVGPVETGGQPQALVPAGVWQAARPAADAEVLVSCVVSPGFDFADFRML; encoded by the coding sequence ATGGCACAGCAGAACACTCGCCCCCGGTTCGCGGAGCTGCTGGAGCTCCAGCCGCACCCGGAGGGCGGCTGGTTCAGGGAGACCTGGCGGTCCCCGGTGACCGTGGAGCCCTCCGGCTACCAGGGCACCCGGGCGTCGGCAACGGCCATTTACTTCGCGCTGGGGCCCGGCGAGGAGTCCCGCTGGCACCAGGTGCGGTCCGCCGAGCTGTGGATGTGGCACGGCGGCGGTGACCTGCGGCTGCTGCTCGGCGGCAGCGGGTCGGAGCCGTCGACCGAGGTGGCGGAGCTGGTGGTCGGCCCGGTCGAGACCGGTGGGCAGCCGCAGGCGCTCGTGCCCGCCGGGGTCTGGCAGGCGGCCCGGCCGGCCGCCGACGCCGAGGTGCTCGTCTCGTGTGTGGTGTCGCCCGGCTTCGATTTCGCCGATTTCCGGATGCTCTGA
- a CDS encoding DUF3995 domain-containing protein gives MRTVSRTVTDGGDVPLAGRSTTWSAHAAAVWSFAFAAMSFYWAAGGEVGSGTFGGTIESVRESGWFVALVWFTGALKAAGGLLALALVRPWGARFPRKLLLLASTAAGGVLAGYALLNLGARALQAVGVLATPASMYSAAAWWHLLLWDPWFLAGGVLFLLAAWHGRGRAAVGAATP, from the coding sequence ATGAGAACGGTGTCGAGGACGGTGACGGACGGCGGGGACGTCCCGCTTGCCGGTCGCTCGACCACCTGGTCGGCGCACGCGGCGGCGGTGTGGTCGTTCGCGTTCGCCGCGATGAGCTTCTACTGGGCGGCCGGCGGCGAGGTGGGCAGCGGCACGTTCGGCGGCACCATCGAGTCCGTCAGGGAGAGCGGCTGGTTCGTCGCCCTCGTGTGGTTCACCGGCGCGCTCAAGGCGGCGGGCGGGTTGCTCGCCCTTGCCCTTGTACGCCCGTGGGGTGCGCGGTTCCCGCGCAAGTTGCTGCTGCTGGCCAGTACGGCGGCCGGCGGCGTGCTCGCCGGCTACGCGCTGCTGAACCTTGGCGCCCGGGCCCTCCAGGCGGTCGGCGTGCTGGCCACGCCGGCGTCCATGTACTCGGCCGCCGCGTGGTGGCACCTGCTGCTGTGGGACCCGTGGTTCCTCGCCGGCGGCGTACTGTTCCTCCTCGCCGCCTGGCACGGCCGCGGCCGTGCGGCCGTCGGGGCGGCCACGCCGTGA